The Streptomyces sp. HUAS MG91 sequence TCGTCGACGACGCGCGGCAGGCCGGGCTCCTCGCCGCCTGCGTACCCGTCGAGTGAACCGGATCACTCGCGCGAGCGATGAGTTCGGGGCGGCCGCCCGGTCGTAAGGACAACACCCGTGTACGGGACCGTCCCACGGGACCCGTGGCCGAGACAGGAGCGCCGCCATGACCACCACTCCCGCCGTCAAGGGCCCCGCCAGCTACTTCCCCTCCATCGAGAAGAAGTACGGGCAGCCGGTCGCGTACTGGCAGGACCTCATCCGTTCCTCGCCGCTCACGAAGCACATGGAGCTGGTGGGCTGGCTGAAGAGCGAGCACGGGCTCGGTCACGGCCACGCGAACGCGCTGGTCGCGCACACGCTCGCCGAGGCGCGCGCGGGCAGGTGAGCGCGTGGTCGCGGCCGGCCGGGGCGCTCAGGGAACTCACAGGGTCGGCCGCCCGTTGGGGGCACGTCCGCCGTACGCGCCCTGCCCGAGGGAGACCCGTGTCCGACAACGCCCCCGCCACCACCACCGCGCTGCCCCTGCTGCCGTCACCGACCGTCCAGGCCGAGCGGCTGGTGGAGCTCGGCGTCCACGAGATCGCGGGGCTCGACGCCGCCGCGCTGCGCGACTTCGCCAGAACCGCCGAGGAGACGGCCGGCGCGGGCGCGCTGCTCGCCGTGCACCCGGACCGGGCGCCCGCCTCCGCGCTCGCGCCGCTGCTGCACCGGGACGGCCGGGCCGGGTTCGTCGTGGTCGACATGACGGACGTCGACCTCTTCGCGCCGGTCGACGCCGTCACGGATCTGCCCGACGCGCCGCTCTACCTCGTCGAGAGCCCCGACCGGGGTGACGAGATGGCCAACTGGAGCCCGGACGAGGCACTTTCCGCCCTCACCGAGCGGGGCCGCACTCCTCTGCTGCTCACCGAGGGCATCCACTGGGTGCTCCACCAGCCCGCGGCGCTGGACCGCAACCACTGCTTCATGACGATCGGCTCGCGACTGCGCAGGGCGAACGGGTCGCTGGACGCCCGCACCCCCGCGATCTGGATCAGCAACGGCACGGGGCGCGACGGCAGCGAGCGGCGCGGGGCGCCCAAGGTCGGCTGGTGCTGGGCGGGCAACCGGCACACGTGGCTCGGGTTCGGCTCCACCGCCGGGCGCCTCTGACCCTCCGACGCGGGGCGCCGTCCGGCGGGCGCGGGATACGTCGTGGCTGGTCGCGCAGTTCCCCGCGCCCCTGAACACCCTCTGCCGGGCGCGCCTCTCGTCGTGGCTCGTCGCGCAGTTCCCCGCGCCCCTGAGGCATGCGCTTCGCGCAGCCTCCCCTGAAGGCCGCAGGCCTTTCAGGGGCGCGGGGAACTGCGCGAGAAGCGGCCACCGGCCCGCACACGAAGAACAACTCAGGAGCGCGGGGCGGCGTCCTAAATGCCGCCCATCGGCTCCGGATCCACCCGCACCGGCGTCCCCCACACCCGCACCACCTCATAGTCCGTGAACTCATGCACCAGGCGATACGCCATCGCCGCATCGGGCCGCCGCCGCTGCGCCGCGAGATAAAGATCCGCCTCGCGGCGATCGTGCCGAGGAGTGCCGCAGAGCTGCCACACCTGCCCGTTCCACATCTCCGGGATCCAGCGCTGCTGGGGCTGGGGCCGGTCCTCGCGGGTGCCGTAGCGCGAGAGGACCGGGCGGTCGGCGGTCGGGCGGGGAGCCGGGCCGCCGTAGTCCCCCGAGATCTGCGAGCGGTGCGCCTTGCGGCGGCGGGTCTCGCAGAGCAGGCACAGATCGGGCGCCGAGGTCTCGACCGGGCCGTACGGATGCTCCTTGCAGCGGGTCGCCGGCTTCTGGCCCGCCGTCGCGTCGTCGAGCTGGTCGAGCGCGCGCATCAGGTCGCCCCGCACCTCGTGGAGCACGTCGTCCGGGGTGTCGCCGGTCAGCTTCTCGCCGTGCTCCCCGAGCACGCGCAGGGCGCGGCCGAGTGCGGTGAGCTGCGCGTGGTTCACGGTCCTGTGCTCCGTCTCCGAGGGTCGGGGATTACGGCTTCCCACCTTCGCACGCCGCACCGACATCTCCCCCGCTCCCATCACGATCCGGTCACGACAACCGGAACAGGGGTTGCCAACAACCCGTGTAATCGATTCCAATCCCTCGTGTAATCGATTCCATGCACATGTGCGTCCCACCACGACCACATGAGCCCCGAAGCCACCCAGGCCACACAGAGGGGAGCCGCACGATGGCGAGCATCAAGGACGTCGCGGCCGCGGCCGGCGTCTCCGTCGCCACGGTCTCCCGTGTGCTCAACGCCCACCCGTCGGTGAGCCCGGACGCCCGCACGCGCGTGCTGGCGGCGGTGGAGTCGCTCGGCTACCGGCCCAACGCCCTGGCCCGTTCCCTGCGCACCGACCAGACCCGCACGCTCGGCCTGGTCATCAGCGATGTGCTCAACCCGTACTTCGGGGAGCTGGCCCGTTCCGTCGAGGAGGAGGCGCGGGCCCTCGGCTACAGCGTGATCATCGGGAACGCCGACGAGCGCCCCGACCTCCAGGACCACCACGTGCGCACCCTGCTCGACCGGCGGATCGACGGACTGCTCGTCTCCCCCACCGACGGCGGCTCCCCGCTGATGCTGGACGCCGCCCGGGCCGGGACGCCGATGGTGTTCGTCGACCGGTGGATCCCGGGCGTGGACGTGCCGGTGGTGCGCTCCGACGGGCGGGCGGCCGTGCGGGACCTCGTCGCGCATCTGCACGGGCTCGGGCACCGGCGGCTCGCGATCATCGCGGGCCCGGCCGCCACGACCACCGGCAGCGAGCGCGTCGACGCCTTCCGGGAGGCGCTCGCCCGTTACGAGATCGAGCTGCCGGACGCCTACATCGGGCAGGGCGACTTCCAGGCGGAGAGCGGACGCCGGGTGACGGACGGGTTCCTGGACCTTCCCGAGCCGCCCGAGGTGGTCTTCGCCGCCGACAACCTGATGGCGCTCGGCGCGCTGGACGCGATCCGCGCGCGCGGGCTGCGCGTCCCCGACGACATCGCGCTCGCCGCCTTCGACGACATCCGCTGGTTCGTGCACACCGATCCGCCGATCACGGCGATCGCCCAGCCGACCGGCGAGCTGGGCCGGGCCGCCGTGCGGGCCCTGGTGGACCGGATCGAGGGCCGCGCCCCGGCCTCGGTCACCCTCCCCGCCGCACTCGTCGTACGCCGCTCCTGCGGCGCCCCCGCCTGATCCCGCGTACAGGGACACCCCACAACCGCGTACCTCAATGGAGAGGAGCAATCGGTGAGCAACCCGGACGAGTTGCTGCGTATCGAAGGGATACGGAAGACCTTCCCCGGTGTCGTCGCGCTCGACAGCGTCGACTTCGACCTGCGCCGCGGGGAGGTGCACGTCCTGCTCGGTGAGAACGGGGCCGGAAAGAGCACGCTGATCAAGATGCTCTCCGGCGCCTACACCCCCGACGAGGGCCGCATCATCGCGGGCGGCGAGCAGGTCCGTATCCACGGTGCGCAGGACGCCGAACGGCTCGGCATCGCGACGATCTACCAGGAGTTCAACCTGGTCCCCGATCTGACCGTCGCCGAGAACATCTTCCTGGGCCGGCAGCCCCGCCGCTTCGGCATGATCGACCGCAAGCGGATGGAGGCCGACGCCGAGAAGCTGCTCGCGCGCGTGGGCGTGAACGTGTCGCCTCGCGCGTGCGTGCGGGAACTCGGCATCGCCCGCCTCCAGATGGTGGAGATCGCGAAGGCGCTGAGTCTCGACGCGCGCGTGCTGATCATGGACGAGCCGACCGCCGTGCTGACCTCGGAGGAGGTCGACAAGCTCTTCGCCATCGTGCGCGCGCTGCGCGAGGACGGCGTCGGGATCGTCTTCATCACCCATCACCTGGAGGAGATCGCCGCCCTCGGCGACCGGGTCACCGTGATCCGGGACGGGCGGAGCGTGGGCCAGGTGCCCGCCTCGACGCCCGAGGACGAGCTCGTGCGGCTCATGGTGGGCCGGTCGATCGAGCAGCAGTACCCGCGTGAGCGGCCCGAGACCGGTACCGCGCTGCTGAAGGTCGAGGGGCTGACCCGCGACGGCGTCTTCCAGGACATCTCCTTCGAGGTGCGGGCCGGTGAGGTCGTCGGCATCGCCGGGCTCGTCGGCGCCGGGCGCACCGAGGTGGTGCGCGCGGTGTTCGGCGCGGACCCGTACGACAAGGGCTCGGTGGAGGTCGCGGGCGCGACGCTGCCGCGCCACGACGTGAACGCCGCCATGGCCGCGGGCGTCGGGCTCGTGCCCGAGGACCGCAAGGGCCAGGGCCTGGTGCTCGATCAGTCGGTCGAGGAGAACCTGGGGCTGGTGACCCTGCGCGCCGCCACCCGCGGCGGGTTCGTGGACCGCAAGGGCCAGCACGCGGCCGCCGACCGCATCGCCGCCCAGCTGGGCGTGCGGATGGCGGGGCTCGGCCAGCACGTGCGCACGCTCTCCGGCGGCAACCAGCAGAAGGTCGTCATCGGCAAGTGGCTCCTCGCGGACATCAAGGTGCTGATCCTCGACGAGCCGACGCGCGGCATCGACGTCGGCGCGAAGGTCGAGATCTACCAGCTCATCAACGAGCTGACCGCCGCCGGCCACGCCGTGCTGATGATCTCCAGCGATCTGCCGGAGGTCCTCGGCATGAGCGACCGCGTGCTCGTCATGGCGCAGGGCCGGATCGCCGGTGAACTCGCCGCCGCCGACGCCACCCAGGACTCCGTGATGGCCCTCGCCGTCAGCACCACTCCCACGACCGACGAAAGCGAGGCCCGTCGTGGCCACTGACACGCTCAAGAGCAAGCCGGGCACCAGTGGTGCCGCCGGGCTGCGCAGGCTGCTGCTCGACAACGGCGCGCTGACCGCGCTGATCGTCCTCGTCATCGCGCTCTCCGCGCTGTCCGGGGACTTCCTGACCACCGACAACCTGCTCAACATCGGCGTCCAGGCGGCCGTGACCGCCATCCTCGCCTTCGGTGTCACCTTCGTGATCGTCGCGGCGGGCATCGACCTGTCGGTCGGTTCGGTGGCCGCGCTGTCCGCGACCGTACTGGCGTGGAGCGCCACGCAGCACGGCGTACCGGTCGTCCTCGCCGTCGTCCTCGCCGTCGCGACCGGCATCGTGGCCGGTCTCGTCAACGGGTTCCTCATCGCGTACGGGAAGCTGCCGCCGTTCATCGCGACGCTCGCGATGCTGTCGGTGGGGCGCGGTCTGGCGCTGGTGATCTCGGACGGTTCGCCGATCCCGTTCCCCGACTCGGTCTCGCACCTCGGTGACACGCTGGGCGGCTGGCTGCCGGTGCCGGTGCTCGTGATGGTCGTCATGGGGCTGATCGCCGCCGTGATCCTCGGCCGGACGTACATCGGCCGCGCCATGTACGCGATCGGCGGCAACGAGGAGGCCGCGCGCCTGTCCGGGCTGCGCGTGAAGAAGCAGAAGCTCGTCATCTACGCGCTGTCGGGCCTGTTCGCCGCCGCGGCGGGCATCGTGCTCGCCTCGCGGCTCTCCTCCGCGCAGCCGCAGGCCGCGGACGGCTACGAGCTGGACGCGATCGCCGCCGTCGTCATCGGCGGTGCCTCGCTGGCCGGTGGCACGGGCAAGGCGTCGGGCACGCTGATCGGCGCGCTGATCCTCGCGGTGCTGCGCAACGGCCTCAACCTCCTGTCGGTGTCCGCCTTCTGGCAGCAGGTCGTCATCGGTGTCGTCATCGCGCTCGCGGTGCTCCTCGACACGCTGCGCCGCAAGGCCGGGGCCACGCCGGTGACCTCCGGCGGCGGGGGCGGCAAGGGCAGGCAGGCGGCCACGTACGGGCTCGCGGCCGTCGTCACCGTCGCGATCGTCGGCGCCACCTCGTTCCTGCACGGCGGTTCGTCGGCGTCCGACAAGCCGAAGGTGGGCCTGTCCCTGTCGACGCTCAACAACCCGTTCTTCGTGCAGATCCGGGCGGGCGCGCAGGCCGAGGCGAAGAGGCTGGGCGTGGACCTGACGGTCACCGACGCGCAGAACGACGCCTCGCAGCAGGCCAACCAGATGCAGAACTTCACCAGCTCCAGCCTCGACGCGATCGTCCTCAACCCGGTCGACTCGGCCGCCGCGAGCAACTCGGTGGGTGCGGCGAACAAGGCCGGCATGCCCGTCGTCGCCGTCGACCGCGGGGTGGAGAAGGGCAAGGTCGCCACGCTCGTCGCCTCCGACAACGTCGCGGGCGGTGTGCTCTCCGCGAAGACGATGGCCGAGAAGCTGGGCGGCAAGGGCAAGATCGTCATCCTCCAGGGCCAGGCCGGCACGTCGGCCGCGCGTGAGCGTGCGGAGGGCTTCGCCAAGGGCCTCAAGGAGTACCCGGGCATCAAGGTCCTCGCCCAGCAGCCCGCCGACTTCGACCGCACCAAGGGCCTCGACGTGATGTCGAACCTGCTCCAGGCGCACCCCGACGTCCAGGGCGTCATCGCCGCCAACGACGAGATGGCGCTCGGCGCGGTCAAGGCGCTCGGCTCGAAGGCCGGGAAGTCGGTGCCCGTGATCGGCTTCGACGGCGAGGCCGACGGCATCAAGGCGGTCGAGGCGGGCACGATGTACGCCTCGGTGGCCCAGCAGCCGCGCGAACTCGGCGAGATCGCCGTGCGCAACGCGGTGAACGCCGCCGACGGCAAGAAGATCGCCCCGGCGGTGAAGGTGCCGGTGAAGGTCGTGACCTCGAAGAACGCGGCCGACTTCAGCTGAGCCGTCCGACACGCAGAATCGCAGAAAGGCAGAGCATGAGCACGTATGACCTCCTCGTCGTGGGGTCGGCCAACGCCGATCTGGTGGTCGCCGTCGACCGTCGCCCGGGTGCCGGGGAGACCGTCCTCGGCTCCGACCTGGTGGTCCACCCGGGCGGCAAGGGCGCGAACCAGGCCGTGGCCGCCGCCCGGCTCGGCGCGCGCACCGCGCTGCTCGCGCGGGTCGGCGACGACGGGCACGGGCAGTTGCTCCGTACGTCGATGGAGTCGTCCGGGGTGGACACCTCGGGCGTGCTCGTCGGCGGGGCGCCCACCGGGGTCGCGCTGATCACCGTCGACCCGTCGGGCGACAACAGCATCGTGGTGTCGCCGGGCGCGAACGGACGGCTCACGCCGGACGACGTGCGGGCGGCGCGGGAGCTGTTCGCGGCGGCGCCGGTGGTCTCCACGCTGCTGGAGATCCCGCTGGACACGGTCGCCGAGGTGGCCCGGTCGCTGGCCGACGGGGCGCGGCTCGTCCTCAATCCGTCGCCGCCCGCGCCGCTGCCCGACGAGGTCCTCGCGGTGTGCGACCCGCTGATCGTCAACGAGCACGAGGCGAAGGTCATCCTCGGTACGGAGCCGGGCCCGGACCCCGAGGAGTGGGCGCGGCAACTGCTCGCGCTCGGCCCGCGCTCGGTCGTCATCACGCTCGGCGCCGAGGGCGCGCTGGTCGCGGACGCCGACGGGTCGGAGCGGGTGGCGTCCGTGAAGGTGAAGGCCGTGGACACCACCGGCGCGGGAGACGCCTTCACGGCGGCGCTCGCCTGGCGGCTCGGCACCGGTGAGCGGCTGGCCGACGCGGCGGCGTACGCGGCCCGGGTCGGCGCCGCCGCCGTCACCAAGGAGGGCGCGCAGGCCTCGTACCCGACGGCGGACGAGGTCGCCACGCTGTGAAGAAGGCCGGGATTCTCAATCGCCATCTGGCCGGGGCCATGGCCGAGTTGGGTCACGGGGACGGGGTGCTCGTGTGCGACGCGGGGATGCCGGTGCCGGCCGGGCCGCGCGTCGTCGATCTGGCCTTCCGGGCCGGGGTGCCGTCGTTCGCCGAGGTGCTCGACGGTCTCCTCGACGAGCTGGTCGTGGAGGGCGGCACGGCGGCCGGTGAGGTGCGGGCCGCGAATCCGGACACGGCCGCGCTGCTCGCGGAGCGGCTGCCGGTTCTCTCCTATGTCACGCACGAGGAGCTGAAGGCGCTGTCGGCGTCGGCGCGGCTCGTGGTGCGGACCGGGGAGGCGCGGCCGTTCGCCAATGTGCTGCTGCGGTGCGGGGTCTTCTTCTGAGACGGGGCAATCGAAACCGGCGGGGAGCCCGGTCCGCGGACCGGGCTCCCCTCGGGCTTTCCCCTCCCTGCGCCGGAATCCTTCGATCCCCCCAGATCTCCCCCCTCAGGATTCCGACGCAAGTAACGACCTACGTGGCGCCGCAAAGGTTGCACCGGGTTGCGGAAATTCTGGAAAGAAGACGAGCGGCGGGAGCACGAGGCGCGCAAGGGGCGCGAAAGCGGACGACTCACGCCCCCTTTGTCACTGCCGGTTTGTCACTGCCGGACCGCGTGCCGGGTGAACCGTTCGACGGTCTCGGCGAGCACCTCGCGGCCGTCGCGCGCCCACAGCCCGTCGTTGAACAGCTCCACCTCGATGGGCCCGGTGTAGCCCTGCTGTTCCACCAGGCCGCGCCAGTACCGCAGGTCGATCGCGCCGTCACCGAGCTGGCCCCGACCGTTGAGCACGCCCTCGGGCAGCGGCGTCGTCCAGTCGGCGAGCTGGAACGTCGCGATACGCCCTTGGGCGCCGGCCCGCGCGAGCTGCGCGGGCGCCTGGTCGTCCCACCAGATGTGGTACGTGTCCACGCAGACGCCGACCTGATCCGCCGGGAAGCGTTCGGCGATGTCCAGGGCCTGGGCGAGGGTGGAGACCACGCAGCGGTCTGCCGCGTACATCGGGTGCAGCGGCTCGATCGCCAGCCTCACGCCGCGCTCGGCCGCGTAGGGGGCGAGCACGGCGATGCCGTCGGCGATGCGCTCGCGGGCGCCCGCCAGGTCGTACGATCCGGCCGGAAGTCCGCCGGAGACCAGGACCAGGACGTCCGTGCCGAGGGTGACGGCCTCGTCGACGGCGCGCTTGTTGTCGTCGAGCGCGGCCGTGCGCTCGGCCGGGTCGAGGGCGGTGAGGAAGCCGCCGCGGCAGTGCGTGGTGACGGTCAGCCCGGCGTCGCGCAGCAGCGCCGCCGCCTTGTCGACGCCGTACGCCTGGACGGGCTCGCGCCAGGTCCCGACGTTGCGGACACCCAACTCGGCGCATGCGTCGACGAGTTCGGGCAGTCCGAGCTGCTTGACGGTCATCTGGTTGATGGAGAACAGCGGGTCGGCGCTCACTTGGTCACTCCGTACAGGGCGAGCAGTTGCTTCATGCGGGTCTCGGCCAGCTCCGGGCTCGGGAACAGGCCGAGGGAGTCGGCGAGTTCGTAGGCGCGCGCGAAGTGCGGGAGCGAGCGCGCCGACTGGAGGCCGCCGACCATGGTGAAGTGCTCCTGGTGGCCGGAGAGCCAGGCGAGGAGGACGACGCCGGTCTTGTAGAAGCGGGTCGGGGCCTGGAAGAGGTGCCGGGACAACTCGACCGTGGGGTCGAGGAGTTCACGGAATCCCTTGACGTCTCCGGTGTCGAGGACGCGGACGGCCTGCGCGGCGAGCGGGCCCAGCGGGTCGAAGATGCCGAGCAGGGCGTGGCTGAAGCCGCGGTCGTCGCCCGCGATCAGCTCGGGGTAGTTGAAGTCGTCGCCGGTGTAGCAGCGCACACCCTGCGGGAGGCGGCGGCGCAGCTCGACCTCACGGCGGGCGTCGAGCAGGGACACCTTGATGCCGTCGACCTTGTCCGGGTGCGCGGCGATGACCTCCAGGAAGGTCTCGGTCGCGGCGTCCAGGTCGGCCGAGCCCCAGTAGCCGTCCAGGGCCGGGTCGAACATGGGGCCCAGCCAGTGCAGGACGACCGGCTCGGCGGCCTGCCGGAGCAGATGCCCGTACACGTCGAGGTAGTCCTCGGGGCCGCGGGCGACGGCGGCCAGCGCGCGCGACGCCATGAGGATCGCCTGCGCGCCCGTCCCCTCCACGAGCGCGAGCTGCTCCTCGTACGCGGCCCTGACCTCGGCCAGATCGCGGGCGGGCGCGGTGAGCTGGTCGGTGCCGACGCCGCAGGCGATGCGGCCGCCGACCGCCTTCGCCTCGGCGGCGGAGCGTCGGATCAGCTCGGCGGCGCCCGCCCAGTCCAGGCCCATGCCGCGCTGCGCGGTGTCCATCGCCTCGGCGACGCCGAGCCCGTGGGACCACAGGTGGCGGCGGAAGGCGAGGGTGGCGTCCCAGTCGACGGCGGCCGGGGAGTCGGGGGTGGTGTCGGCGAGCGGGTCGGCGACGACGTGCGCCGCCGAGAAGACGACCCGGGAGGCGAGGGGCGCCCCGGTGTCGAACGCGAGCGGCTCGGCGCGCGGCTCGTACGCCTTCAACCCGCCGTCGGGGGTGGGGAGATGAAGGGTCACAGCGAGATCTCCGGAACGTCCAGGCGGCGGCCCTCGGCCGAGGACTTCAGCCCCAGTTCGGCCATCTGCACACCGCGCGCACCGGCGAGCAGGTCCCAGTGGTAGTCGGCACCGGCGTACACATGCTTCAGGAACAGCTCCCACTGCACCTTGAAGCCGTTGTCGAACTCGGTGTTGTCCGGGACCTCCTGCCACTGGTCGCGGAAGGAGTACGTCGCCGGGAGGTCGGGGTTCCAGACCGGCTTGGGGGTGGAACTGCGGTGCTGGACGCGGCAGTTGCGCAGGCCTGCGACGGCCGACCCTTCGGTGCCGTCGACCTGGAACTCGACCAGTTCGTCGCGGTTGACGCGCACGTCCCAGGAGGAGTTGATCTGGGCGACGACCGGCCCGCCGGAACCCTCGATCTCGAAGATGCCGTACGCGGAGTCGTCGGCGGTGGCGTCGTAGGGCTTGCCGTTCTCGTCCCAGCGGGTGGGGATGTGGGTGGCGGCGAGCGCGGTGACCGAGGTGACCCGGCCGAACAGCTCGTGCAGCACGTACTCCCAGTGCGGGAACATGTCGACGACGATGCCGCCGCCGTCCTCGCTGCGGTAGTTCCACGACGGGCGCTGGGCCTCCTGCCAGTCGCCCTCGAAGACCCAGTAGCCGAACTCGCCGCGCACGGACAGGATCCGCCCGAAGAAGCCGCCGTCGATCAGGCGCTTGAGCTTGAGCAGGCCCGGCAGGAACAGCTTGTCCTGCACCACGCCCGACCTGACGCCCTTCTCGCGTGCCAGGCGGGCCAGTTCGACGGCGCCCTCCAGGCCGGTGGCGGTCGGCTTCTCGGTGTAGACGTGCTTGCCGGCGGCGATCGCCTTCTTGAGGATCTCCTCGCGCCCCGAGGTCATCGCGGCGTCGAAGAAGATGTCGACGCTGTCGTCGGCGAGGACGGCGTCCACGTCGGTGGAGATGTTCGCCCCGTCCAGGCCGTGCCGCTCGGCGATCGCCTTCAGCGCGTGCTCGCGGCGGCCGACCAGGACCGGCTCGGGCCACAGGACCGTGCCGTCACCGAGGTCGAGCCCGCCCTGCTCGCGCAGCGCGAGGATCGACCGGACGAGGTGCTGGCGGTAGCCCATGCGCCCCGTCACGCCGTTCATGGCGATGCGCACCGTCTTGCGTGTCACGTGAGTCCCTTCGTCCGGCCCGGCGTACGCGGAGTCGGCGCCCGCCGCTTGTTCGATATCCCGTAGCAAGCGCTTTCTATCCAAGGAGAAGCTAGCCTCTGCACAGCCGCTCGGACAAGAGCGGATACGCGGCGGATGACAGCGGACTCCAGCCGCACACCAGTCGGAGGATGACTCGATGACCGTGACCCTCGCGGATGTGGCCGCCCGCGCGCAGGTGTCCCCCGCCACCGTCTCGCGCGTGCTCAACGGCAACTATCCGGTCGCCGCCGCCACCCGTGAGCGGGTGCTGAAGGCCGTGGACGAGCTGGACTACGTGCTCAACGGCCCGGCGAGCGCGCTCGCCGCCGCCACGTCCGATCTGGTCGGGGTGCTGGTCAACGACATCGCCGACCCCTTCTTCGGGATCATGGCGTCCGCCGTGCAGTCGGAGATCGTCGGCCCCGGCGGGCGCGCGGGCGGCGAACGGCTCGCGGTGGTCTGCAACACGGGTGGTTCTCCGGAACGCGAGTTGACGTATCTGACGCTGCTCCAGCGCCAGCGCGCGGCGGCGGTCGTCCTGACCGGCGGGGCGATCGAGGACGCGGCCCATGTGGCGGCGGTGGCTTCGAAGTTGAGGCGGCTCGCGGAGGCCGGCACGCGGGTGGTGCTGTGCGGGCGGCCGCCGGTGCCGGACGCGGGCGCGGTGGCGCTGACCTTCGACAACCGCGGCGGGGGCCGGGAGCTGACGGAGCATCTGCTCGGGCTCGGGCACCGGCGCATCGGGTACGTCGCCGGGCCGGAGGAGCGCACCACGACCCGGGACCGCCTGGAGGGGCACCGCGAGGCGCTGGCCGCCGCCGGGGTCGAGGAGTCGCCCGGTCTGGTGGTGCACGGTTCCTACGACCGGGCGGCCGGGTATGCGGCGACGCGCGAACTCCTGGGCAGGGATTCCTCGTTGACGGCCGTGGTGGCCGCCAACGACACGGTCGCGCTGGGTGCGTGCGCGGCGCTGCGGGAGGCCGGGCTGCGCATCCCCGAGGACGTCTCGGTGGCGGGCTTCGACGATCTGCCCTTCAGCGTGGACGCGGTGCCCGCGCTGACGACGGTCAGGCTTCCGCTGGCGGAGGCGGCGGCACGGGCTGGTCGTATCGCGATGGGGCGGGAGGCGGCGCCGGTGGGTGGGGTGGATGTGGTGGGCGGGGAGTTGATGGTGCGGGGGTCTACGGGGGTTCCACGCGGGGTGTGACGGGCGGTTCTTCGTCTGCGGGCCGGTGGGGGCTGGTCGCGCAGTTCCCCGCGCCCCTGAGATGCGCA is a genomic window containing:
- a CDS encoding dihydrodipicolinate synthase family protein produces the protein MTLHLPTPDGGLKAYEPRAEPLAFDTGAPLASRVVFSAAHVVADPLADTTPDSPAAVDWDATLAFRRHLWSHGLGVAEAMDTAQRGMGLDWAGAAELIRRSAAEAKAVGGRIACGVGTDQLTAPARDLAEVRAAYEEQLALVEGTGAQAILMASRALAAVARGPEDYLDVYGHLLRQAAEPVVLHWLGPMFDPALDGYWGSADLDAATETFLEVIAAHPDKVDGIKVSLLDARREVELRRRLPQGVRCYTGDDFNYPELIAGDDRGFSHALLGIFDPLGPLAAQAVRVLDTGDVKGFRELLDPTVELSRHLFQAPTRFYKTGVVLLAWLSGHQEHFTMVGGLQSARSLPHFARAYELADSLGLFPSPELAETRMKQLLALYGVTK
- a CDS encoding Gfo/Idh/MocA family oxidoreductase, with protein sequence MTRKTVRIAMNGVTGRMGYRQHLVRSILALREQGGLDLGDGTVLWPEPVLVGRREHALKAIAERHGLDGANISTDVDAVLADDSVDIFFDAAMTSGREEILKKAIAAGKHVYTEKPTATGLEGAVELARLAREKGVRSGVVQDKLFLPGLLKLKRLIDGGFFGRILSVRGEFGYWVFEGDWQEAQRPSWNYRSEDGGGIVVDMFPHWEYVLHELFGRVTSVTALAATHIPTRWDENGKPYDATADDSAYGIFEIEGSGGPVVAQINSSWDVRVNRDELVEFQVDGTEGSAVAGLRNCRVQHRSSTPKPVWNPDLPATYSFRDQWQEVPDNTEFDNGFKVQWELFLKHVYAGADYHWDLLAGARGVQMAELGLKSSAEGRRLDVPEISL
- a CDS encoding LacI family DNA-binding transcriptional regulator translates to MTVTLADVAARAQVSPATVSRVLNGNYPVAAATRERVLKAVDELDYVLNGPASALAAATSDLVGVLVNDIADPFFGIMASAVQSEIVGPGGRAGGERLAVVCNTGGSPERELTYLTLLQRQRAAAVVLTGGAIEDAAHVAAVASKLRRLAEAGTRVVLCGRPPVPDAGAVALTFDNRGGGRELTEHLLGLGHRRIGYVAGPEERTTTRDRLEGHREALAAAGVEESPGLVVHGSYDRAAGYAATRELLGRDSSLTAVVAANDTVALGACAALREAGLRIPEDVSVAGFDDLPFSVDAVPALTTVRLPLAEAAARAGRIAMGREAAPVGGVDVVGGELMVRGSTGVPRGV